A stretch of the Coleofasciculus chthonoplastes PCC 7420 genome encodes the following:
- a CDS encoding photosystem II reaction center protein T, with protein MESLIYIFVLIGALGVLFFAIAFREPPRIEK; from the coding sequence ATGGAAAGCCTCATTTATATCTTTGTTTTGATTGGCGCTCTAGGCGTTCTGTTTTTTGCGATCGCGTTCCGGGAACCACCTCGGATTGAAAAGTAG
- the nrdR gene encoding transcriptional regulator NrdR, whose protein sequence is MRCPYCQHTDSRVLESRSTEAGQSVRRRRECLLCKHRFTTYERIEFVPITVLKRDGKRESFDRSKLLRGMVRACEKTGVSQRRLEAIVDEIEAEVQQHYGRDVNSDEVGELVLRYLQHESEVAYVRFASVYRKFQGIRDFIETLEHLRNNTELDNPEISPIPPAIPNESDDSETSASLVIPTSEEQQVLR, encoded by the coding sequence ATGCGATGCCCCTATTGTCAGCACACCGACAGCCGCGTTTTGGAGTCCCGTTCAACAGAAGCAGGACAAAGTGTTCGGCGTCGTCGGGAGTGTTTGCTTTGTAAACATCGCTTCACGACTTATGAGCGGATTGAATTTGTGCCGATTACTGTCCTGAAGCGGGATGGTAAGCGAGAATCCTTCGACCGTTCTAAGTTATTACGGGGAATGGTACGGGCTTGTGAGAAAACAGGAGTTTCCCAACGACGCCTAGAAGCGATAGTCGATGAGATTGAAGCTGAAGTTCAGCAGCACTATGGGCGGGATGTCAACAGTGATGAAGTCGGTGAGCTAGTCCTACGCTACCTACAACATGAGAGTGAAGTGGCGTATGTCCGCTTTGCTTCAGTTTATCGGAAGTTTCAGGGCATTCGCGATTTTATCGAAACCCTAGAGCATCTCAGAAATAATACTGAACTCGATAATCCAGAGATATCCCCGATACCACCAGCTATCCCCAACGAGTCGGATGATTCGGAGACATCAGCCTCCCTGGTTATTCCCACATCAGAGGAGCAACAGGTTTTACGGTAA
- a CDS encoding 30S ribosomal protein S1, with product MLSQNTNTIDIGFTHDDFAALLDKYDYHFSPGDIVAGTVFSLEPRGALIDIGAKTAAYIPIQEMSINRVDAPEEVLQSNETREFFILTDENEDGQLTLSIRRIEYMRAWERVRQLQTEDATVRSLVFATNRGGALVRIEGLRGFIPGSHISTRKPKEDLVGEELPLKFLEVDEDRNRLVLSHRRALVERKMNRLEVGEVVVGSVRGIKPYGAFIDIGGVSGLLHISEISHDHIDTPHSVFNVNDELKVMIIDLDAERGRISLSTKQLEPEPGDMINNRDQVYDKAEEMAQKYREKMLAQQEGVNPESQEEAIEEEEFVSATEE from the coding sequence ATGCTCAGTCAGAACACAAATACAATAGATATTGGCTTCACTCACGACGATTTTGCCGCCCTCCTGGACAAATATGATTATCACTTTAGCCCGGGTGATATTGTCGCAGGTACAGTATTCAGTCTGGAGCCAAGAGGCGCTCTGATTGACATTGGTGCTAAAACCGCCGCTTATATTCCCATACAGGAGATGTCAATTAATCGGGTTGACGCTCCCGAAGAAGTATTGCAGTCAAATGAAACGCGAGAATTTTTCATTTTGACTGACGAGAATGAAGATGGACAGCTTACCCTTTCCATTCGCCGTATTGAGTATATGCGGGCTTGGGAGCGGGTGCGCCAGCTTCAAACTGAAGACGCAACCGTTCGTTCTTTGGTTTTTGCCACAAACCGAGGTGGGGCGCTGGTTCGCATTGAAGGGCTACGGGGCTTTATTCCCGGTTCCCACATTAGCACTCGCAAACCGAAAGAAGATTTAGTCGGCGAAGAATTGCCATTGAAATTCTTAGAGGTAGACGAAGACCGAAACCGCCTGGTTCTCTCTCACCGTCGCGCTTTGGTTGAGCGCAAGATGAACCGCTTAGAAGTGGGTGAAGTGGTCGTTGGTTCGGTACGGGGTATTAAGCCTTACGGTGCGTTCATTGATATTGGTGGTGTGAGCGGATTGCTACACATTTCAGAAATTTCTCATGATCATATTGACACGCCTCATAGTGTGTTTAATGTCAATGATGAATTGAAAGTGATGATCATTGACTTGGATGCCGAACGCGGTCGGATTTCGCTGTCAACGAAGCAGTTGGAACCTGAACCGGGAGATATGATCAACAATCGGGATCAAGTCTACGATAAGGCAGAAGAAATGGCTCAGAAGTATCGGGAGAAGATGCTGGCACAACAGGAAGGCGTTAATCCTGAATCTCAAGAAGAGGCGATTGAAGAAGAAGAGTTTGTGTCAGCGACGGAAGAGTAA